Proteins encoded together in one Hylaeus volcanicus isolate JK05 chromosome 3, UHH_iyHylVolc1.0_haploid, whole genome shotgun sequence window:
- the LOC128873910 gene encoding uncharacterized protein LOC128873910 codes for MRITIVVSVLLAFYNLSSALERRKRYLVFPRPVGSGAPTKVQLILGLGIPMEVDVSLIIGYVMKFNYALPYNASYLTDPYVRYDRSISDGVEVDENDDPTLDQEGEERLISRWEIYEILESVLGDSRSGKACLLRAICEASAVPFSKVHGLSAQFLHLLLAPSTTSDPFRTDFDRVYRAAEIMGRQATRSCDSLFPECSESHLEYFTEVRE; via the exons ATGCGGATCACGATTGTTGTCTCCGTTTTGCTCGCGTTTTACAATCTCTCGAGTGCTTTGGAGAGGCGCAAGAGGTACCTGGTCTTCCCTAGACCGGTAGGCAGTGGAGCACCGACGAAAGTACAG TTAATCCTCGGCCTCGGTATACCCATGGAAGTCGACGTCAGCCTGATTATCGGATATgtgatgaaatttaattacgccCTGCCCTACAACGCTTCCTACTTGACGGATCCATATGTTCGCTATGACAGATCGATCAGCGACGGCGTCGAGGTCGATGAGAATGACGACCCCACGCTGGACCAAG AAGGCGAGGAGCGACTCATCTCCAGATGGGAAATTTACGAAATCCTGGAATCGGTTCTTGGCGATTCACGATCGGGCAAAGCCTGCCTTCTGAGGGCAATCTGCGAAGCTTCCGCGGTACCTTTCAGCAAAGTTCATGGCCTTAGCGCTCAGTTCCTTCATCTTCTCCTCGC CCCGTCGACCACTTCGGACCCTTTCAGAACTGACTTTGATCGAGTATATCGCGCAGCTGAAATCATGGGACGACAAGCAACCAGGAGCTGCGACAGTTTATTTCCGGAATGCTCGGAGAGCCACTTGGAGTACTTCACCGAAGTACGTGAATGA